One stretch of Danio rerio strain Tuebingen ecotype United States chromosome 6, GRCz12tu, whole genome shotgun sequence DNA includes these proteins:
- the ntan1 gene encoding protein N-terminal asparagine amidohydrolase (The RefSeq protein has 1 substitution compared to this genomic sequence), protein MPLLSQNKRIERVNSTAELFSRFPHLKDGAQQFVSRTAEPVDPKHLLYIQQREFAVTTPADNSVSILGSDDATTCHLVVLRHTGSGVTCLAHCDGSSTWTEVPLIINAVTSSSSSSTVKDGRLELHLVGGFDDDRRISHSLSLNILAAFHKQKEEIHLETCCITDMNDVIKEGIHRPVVYGIGVNVKTGHVFPASFTCRGPAEELRSARTFSGGEMVEVYDSARELVKIDPCRWTPNEDMAFWLTQDDETILQYLSTSPYAEPPHFVHHIKSTIQFLLEHPTADALFPDDQPQFYSRMEDGRWKRV, encoded by the exons ATGCCGCTTTTGAGTCAGAATAAGCGAATAGAGCGCGTGAACTCCACCGCGGAGCTCTTCAGCAGGTTCCCGCACCTCAAG GATGGGGCGCAGCAGTTTGTGTCCAGAACTGCGGAGCCGGTCGACCCTAAACATCTACTGTACGTCCAGCAGAGGGAGTTTGCAGTGACCACACCAGCAGACA ATTCAGTCTCCATCCTGGGATCCGATGACGCCACAACGTGCCATTTAGTTGTGCTTCGACACACAG GCAGTGGAGTGACGTGTTTGGCTCACTGTGACGGCTCCAGCACATGGACTGAAGTTCCTCTGATAATCAACGCCGTCAcgtccagcagcagcagcagcactgtGAAAGATGGCAG actGGAGCTTCATCTTGTTGGAGGATTTGATGATGACCGGAGGATCTCACACTCACTCAGCCTTAATATTCTGG CTGCCTTTCACAAACAGAAAGAAGAGATTCACCTGGAGACCTGCTGCATCACAG ACATGAATGACGTCATCAAAGAAGGGATTCATCGACCTGTGGTTTATGGGATAG GTGTGAATGTTAAAACAGGTCACGTGTTTCCAGCCTCCTTCACCTGTCGAGGACCAGCGGAGGAGCTCAGGTCGGCGCGCACCTTCTCTGGTGGAGAG aTGGTTGAAGTGTATGATTCCGCACGAGAGCTCGTGAAAATCGACCCGTGCAGATGGACTCCCAACGAGGACATGGCCTTCTGGCTGACACAAGATGATGAAACCATCCTGCAG TATTTGTCCACGTCGCCATATGCAGAACCTCCTCATTTTGTGCACCACATTAAATCCACCATCCAGTTTCTGCTGGAGCACCCGACTGCAGACGCTCTGTTTCCAGACGATCAGCCGCAGTTTTACAGCCGCATGGAGGACGGCCGctggaagagagtctga